One Sodalinema gerasimenkoae IPPAS B-353 DNA segment encodes these proteins:
- the murA gene encoding UDP-N-acetylglucosamine 1-carboxyvinyltransferase, translating to MTSTTLEQTLSTEVNESVLHIWGRQPLSGDVTISGAKNAALALIAGALLCPETCRLRNVPGLVDIARMAQIVSALGVKLHRDGDVMEIDASHIGQSQAPYELVSQLRASFFVIGPLLARLGVANVPLPGGCAIGARPVDLHVRGLQALGADVQIQHGVVRACITGGRKRLQGAKIYLDYPSVGATETLMMAATLAEGETILDNAAQEPEVIDLANFCRAMGAKIEGAGSKTIHISGVPKLHTADYSIVPDRIEAGTFLVAGAITQSEISLSPVIPEHLTAAIAKLRSAGTQVVMDTPNRLRVLPGPIQAVDIETQPFPGFPTDMQAQFMALLTLSQGSSVITETVFENRLRHVAELQRMGADIRVKGNIAVVRGVSMLSGAPVVATDLRASAALVLAGLAAEGKTVVQELRHLDRGYENLAGKLQTLGARVERVPVSSEQTV from the coding sequence ATGACAAGCACCACTCTAGAACAGACCCTCTCCACAGAAGTTAACGAGTCCGTTCTACATATCTGGGGACGGCAGCCTCTCTCGGGAGACGTGACCATTAGTGGCGCCAAAAACGCCGCCCTAGCCCTCATCGCCGGGGCCCTACTCTGCCCTGAGACCTGTCGGCTTCGTAATGTCCCTGGACTGGTGGACATTGCCCGCATGGCCCAAATCGTCAGCGCCCTGGGGGTCAAACTCCACCGCGACGGCGATGTCATGGAAATCGATGCCAGTCACATCGGCCAATCCCAAGCCCCCTATGAACTGGTGAGCCAACTGCGGGCCAGCTTCTTTGTCATCGGTCCGTTACTGGCCCGTCTAGGGGTTGCTAACGTTCCCCTCCCCGGCGGCTGTGCCATCGGCGCCCGTCCTGTGGATCTCCATGTTCGTGGCCTACAGGCCCTTGGTGCCGATGTGCAGATTCAACATGGTGTCGTCCGGGCCTGCATTACCGGCGGCCGGAAACGACTCCAAGGGGCGAAAATCTATCTGGACTATCCCAGCGTCGGCGCCACAGAAACCCTAATGATGGCTGCCACCCTAGCGGAAGGGGAAACCATCCTCGATAACGCCGCCCAAGAACCCGAAGTCATTGATTTGGCGAACTTCTGCCGCGCTATGGGGGCCAAAATTGAGGGGGCCGGCAGCAAAACTATCCATATCAGTGGCGTTCCCAAACTCCATACCGCTGACTACAGCATCGTTCCCGATCGCATCGAAGCCGGAACCTTCCTCGTTGCCGGGGCCATTACCCAATCCGAGATTAGCCTCTCCCCCGTCATTCCCGAACATCTCACCGCCGCGATCGCCAAGTTGCGCAGTGCCGGAACCCAGGTGGTCATGGATACTCCCAATCGCCTGCGCGTCCTTCCTGGGCCCATTCAAGCCGTGGACATCGAAACCCAACCCTTCCCCGGCTTCCCCACTGATATGCAGGCCCAGTTCATGGCCCTGCTTACCCTCAGTCAGGGCAGCAGCGTGATCACCGAAACGGTCTTTGAAAACCGCTTGCGTCATGTGGCTGAACTGCAACGGATGGGCGCTGATATTCGCGTCAAGGGGAATATTGCTGTGGTGCGTGGGGTTTCCATGCTCTCTGGGGCCCCCGTAGTCGCCACCGATTTACGAGCCTCCGCCGCCCTAGTGTTAGCAGGCCTGGCCGCCGAAGGTAAAACGGTGGTGCAAGAGTTGCGACATCTCGATCGCGGCTATGAGAACTTAGCGGGCAAACTGCAAACCCTCGGGGCGCGGGTAGAACGAGTCCCCGTCAGTAGCGAACAGACCGTCTAA
- a CDS encoding cyanoexosortase B system-associated protein encodes MTVDKSLSTAKPSRSLWGSSWFAKAAIALCLILLLVGAIPRYLQGSPPIDPIPDAPIASLQTLRDQGLTLDNWTSVDLQNIQLGPNRWVMQTLSWDGPEPPEGQTDRATLLMSPQRVQTGTSAQPQMEWIDVRGLGRAQGERWTEDQHQQLRFTVTPESGRSTEIQARYFRGRTERRSFAIVQWYAWENGGNPSLVRWFWRDRMARLQNRRLPWVAVSLIVPIEHLSQVDDASPFLETFAQQVHTALLEQGFNTTSTPD; translated from the coding sequence ATGACTGTAGATAAATCCCTCTCAACGGCAAAACCTTCTAGATCTCTATGGGGATCGTCTTGGTTTGCCAAAGCGGCGATCGCCCTCTGTCTGATCCTATTATTGGTCGGAGCGATTCCTAGGTACCTGCAAGGAAGTCCACCCATCGACCCCATCCCCGATGCCCCCATTGCCTCATTGCAAACCCTACGGGATCAGGGCCTGACCTTAGACAATTGGACCAGTGTCGATCTACAGAATATACAGCTCGGGCCCAACCGCTGGGTCATGCAAACCCTTAGTTGGGACGGCCCCGAGCCGCCAGAAGGACAAACTGATCGCGCCACCCTTCTGATGAGTCCCCAGCGAGTTCAAACTGGCACCTCTGCCCAACCTCAAATGGAATGGATCGATGTGCGGGGACTCGGACGGGCCCAGGGAGAACGTTGGACCGAAGATCAACATCAACAACTACGATTCACCGTAACCCCTGAATCCGGAAGATCCACCGAGATTCAAGCCCGCTATTTTCGGGGGCGCACTGAACGACGTAGCTTTGCTATCGTCCAGTGGTATGCTTGGGAAAATGGGGGCAATCCCAGCCTCGTGCGCTGGTTCTGGCGCGATCGCATGGCTCGTCTACAGAATCGTCGGTTACCCTGGGTCGCCGTGTCTCTGATTGTGCCCATCGAGCATCTCAGTCAAGTGGATGACGCCAGTCCCTTCCTGGAGACCTTCGCGCAACAAGTTCATACCGCCCTCCTAGAACAAGGCTTCAACACCACCTCAACCCCTGACTAA
- a CDS encoding putative bifunctional diguanylate cyclase/phosphodiesterase produces the protein MTVPIVLAIWHGQHLLQNYLSDSQLLQSLRIGHVHLEPWISPTLAALLSVLLATALLFLRRLYRWVRRPRRDRSAVEFALDRERLFNHTLIEANPAFVVAVSPEGEVLRMNESMLKALGYRREDVLGQDYLSSFVPPCDRPHVQEMFQDLVHVLDMIQTESSVMTRDGEVLWVAWHGRAVRQRPSGACEFILGIGNDITDRQRTIQALATAEAKYRSIFENAIEGIFQISPEGYYLSANPALASILGYDSPEHLISQLDNIDRQLYVDSSRRAKLLRLLQTQKVVSGFEAEVYRRDGSVVWISEDVRAVRDDQGLLLYYEGSVVDITERKRTEQRLRYNASHDELTGLWNRGWFLSQVERSLRRSRRHEDYRFAVLFLDLDNFKGVNDSLGHVIGDRLLLEIAHRLELCLRPGDTLARLGGDEFTILMENTQDLQEAIDLAQRLQQSLQDPLPVENHHIFTQVSIGIAPAHPGHRQPQDLLQDADIALYRAKKQKPAEGYVVFDRTMRSEAVRRLQLETDLRGAIERNELKVVYQPIVCLDTLKVSGFEALVRWRHSRYGNISPSEFIPIAEESGSIQALGAWVLRTAGYQLRHWQQTILGCDLLSMSINLSGKQLSQAFISQLDSLLADTQLDGRTLKLEITETALMEDVDSAIVLLEEIQDRHVVLCLDDFGTGYCSLNYLHRFPIQIIKLDRSFVERLFNGDGRPPIAPAIVNLAQHLQICTIAEGIENPQQLKYLQDLGCNYGQGYWFSRPLDAQRAEQLLQEDLNIPALAG, from the coding sequence GTGACTGTTCCGATTGTCCTAGCAATATGGCACGGACAGCACCTGCTACAAAACTATCTGTCAGACTCACAACTGTTGCAATCGCTTCGCATCGGTCACGTTCACTTAGAACCCTGGATATCTCCGACGTTGGCAGCCTTGCTCAGTGTGCTACTTGCCACAGCATTGTTGTTTTTGCGCCGTCTGTATCGATGGGTTCGTCGGCCTCGACGCGATCGCAGCGCCGTTGAATTTGCCCTCGATCGCGAACGGCTGTTTAATCACACCCTCATTGAAGCCAATCCCGCCTTTGTGGTGGCCGTCTCCCCGGAAGGGGAAGTGTTGCGCATGAATGAGTCGATGCTCAAGGCTTTGGGATATCGTCGTGAAGATGTGTTGGGCCAAGACTACCTCTCCAGTTTTGTCCCCCCCTGTGATCGCCCCCATGTGCAAGAGATGTTCCAGGACCTGGTTCATGTCTTGGATATGATTCAAACTGAAAGCTCTGTTATGACCCGTGATGGAGAAGTTCTTTGGGTGGCGTGGCATGGTCGAGCGGTTCGCCAACGCCCCAGTGGGGCCTGTGAGTTTATCCTGGGCATTGGCAATGACATCACCGATCGCCAACGAACTATCCAGGCCTTGGCTACCGCAGAAGCCAAGTACCGTAGTATTTTCGAGAATGCGATCGAAGGCATTTTTCAAATCTCTCCTGAAGGCTATTATCTCAGTGCCAATCCGGCGTTAGCCAGCATCTTGGGCTACGACTCTCCGGAACATCTCATTTCCCAACTCGACAACATTGACCGTCAACTCTATGTTGATTCGAGTCGTCGCGCGAAACTGCTACGACTGTTACAAACCCAAAAAGTTGTCTCCGGCTTTGAGGCGGAAGTCTATCGTCGTGATGGATCTGTGGTTTGGATTTCTGAAGATGTGCGGGCCGTTCGTGATGACCAGGGGCTGCTGCTCTACTATGAAGGCTCCGTGGTGGATATCACCGAACGCAAGCGAACGGAACAACGACTGCGCTACAACGCCTCCCATGACGAGTTAACCGGATTGTGGAACCGGGGTTGGTTCCTCTCACAAGTTGAACGCAGTTTACGGCGATCGCGCCGTCATGAAGACTATCGATTCGCCGTTCTCTTCTTGGATTTAGATAACTTCAAAGGGGTCAACGATAGTCTCGGCCATGTCATCGGCGATCGCCTCTTATTAGAAATTGCCCACCGCCTAGAACTCTGCCTACGGCCTGGTGACACCCTGGCTCGCCTGGGGGGAGATGAGTTCACCATCCTCATGGAAAATACCCAGGACTTGCAAGAAGCCATTGACCTGGCCCAACGTCTGCAACAATCTCTGCAAGATCCCCTCCCCGTCGAAAATCACCACATCTTCACCCAAGTCAGCATCGGCATTGCTCCGGCCCACCCCGGCCACCGCCAACCTCAAGATTTATTACAGGATGCCGACATTGCCCTGTATCGGGCGAAAAAGCAGAAACCCGCTGAAGGCTATGTGGTGTTTGATCGCACCATGCGCAGTGAAGCCGTCCGACGGCTACAGTTGGAAACTGACCTACGGGGAGCGATCGAGCGCAACGAGTTGAAGGTTGTCTATCAACCCATCGTTTGCCTAGATACCCTAAAAGTTAGTGGATTTGAAGCCCTAGTTCGTTGGCGACATAGCCGCTATGGTAATATCTCCCCCTCGGAGTTTATTCCCATTGCCGAGGAAAGTGGCTCCATTCAAGCTCTCGGGGCCTGGGTGTTGCGTACTGCCGGTTATCAACTACGACATTGGCAACAGACCATCCTCGGCTGCGATCTCCTCTCGATGAGCATTAACCTCTCCGGGAAGCAACTCTCCCAAGCCTTCATCAGCCAATTAGATAGCCTCTTAGCCGACACTCAGCTCGATGGACGAACCCTAAAACTAGAAATCACCGAAACGGCCCTGATGGAGGATGTAGACAGTGCCATCGTGCTCCTAGAGGAAATCCAAGACCGTCACGTGGTCCTATGCCTCGACGACTTCGGTACCGGCTATTGTTCCCTGAACTATCTCCATCGATTCCCGATTCAGATTATCAAACTAGACCGCTCCTTTGTCGAACGGCTCTTTAACGGTGATGGCCGGCCCCCCATCGCCCCAGCCATCGTCAATCTGGCCCAACATTTGCAAATTTGCACCATTGCCGAGGGCATCGAAAACCCACAACAACTCAAGTACCTACAAGATCTCGGCTGTAATTATGGGCAAGGCTATTGGTTCTCCCGCCCCCTGGACGCTCAGCGAGCTGAACAACTGCTTCAAGAGGACTTGAACATCCCCGCGCTAGCCGGATGA
- a CDS encoding polysaccharide biosynthesis/export family protein, with protein sequence MLPSHFSHLPRWRSGTALLSGAVLVAIQLLPIQTAIAQTEDERRILEPTVPQSRLSPQWRQFETQRETEHLQIMDYLERWLRDRIDQFPASQQLPPGILQDSRRPPQQQVPIDSIAWDEYRLGIGDGISIVVQPPFQDLSTTAQISFQGTIFVPLLGTVNLQGLTVDQAANLLETSLNRFVVNPDVQVVLAQPRQSQITVTGEVDRPGFFPIAPNSPLVQALLTAGGVTMDADLREVTVERRFPDGERISQTFDLHTPLTLGQAIPDVRLRDGDVVRVATRPREFDSDYDRDILQRTALVSTTSRPIAITITGEVVRPGYYETNSRPAPEVDDVLIAAQGTKTTADLRRILVRRRLPDGTAIERELDLFTPLLEGRPLPRLSLEDGDVIIVPEIRPEDRESYDVELMARTTFSQQRIVVRLVSRPGNAAGPQDLPAGSRLADAVAGVPINTARLGRVALIRFDEEVGEPVTEYYDVREAIMGNMEENPLLQDRDVIVVGRNLIAQLGNFLNTFTQPFRDVLGFLLFFDQLSNSANNLFGPTGDGNNQN encoded by the coding sequence GTGCTTCCTTCCCACTTTTCCCATCTCCCCCGTTGGCGTTCAGGTACCGCCCTGCTCTCCGGGGCCGTACTGGTAGCCATCCAGCTCCTGCCCATTCAGACGGCGATCGCCCAAACTGAGGATGAGCGTCGCATCTTGGAGCCGACAGTGCCTCAAAGCCGCCTATCCCCCCAGTGGCGGCAATTTGAAACTCAGCGAGAAACCGAACATCTCCAAATCATGGATTATTTGGAGAGGTGGCTGCGCGATCGCATCGATCAATTTCCCGCCTCTCAACAACTTCCCCCCGGCATCCTTCAAGATTCCCGCCGTCCGCCTCAGCAGCAAGTTCCCATTGATAGCATCGCCTGGGATGAATACCGCCTCGGCATCGGTGACGGCATATCCATCGTTGTCCAGCCCCCCTTTCAAGACCTCAGCACCACCGCCCAAATCTCCTTCCAAGGCACCATCTTCGTCCCCCTCCTGGGAACCGTTAATCTCCAAGGACTCACCGTTGACCAAGCCGCCAATCTCCTAGAAACCTCTCTTAACCGATTTGTGGTCAACCCTGATGTCCAGGTCGTTCTCGCTCAACCCAGACAATCTCAAATCACCGTCACCGGAGAAGTTGATCGCCCCGGATTCTTCCCCATCGCACCCAATTCTCCCCTCGTCCAAGCCCTCCTTACCGCCGGTGGGGTGACCATGGATGCCGATCTGCGAGAAGTGACCGTAGAACGGCGTTTCCCCGACGGAGAGCGAATCAGCCAAACCTTTGACCTGCATACCCCCCTAACTCTGGGCCAGGCGATCCCCGATGTGCGTCTGCGAGACGGTGACGTAGTCCGAGTCGCAACCCGGCCCCGTGAATTTGACTCCGACTACGATCGCGACATCTTGCAGCGAACCGCCCTCGTCTCCACGACCAGCCGACCCATTGCTATCACCATCACCGGCGAGGTGGTTCGTCCCGGTTACTACGAGACTAACTCTCGTCCCGCCCCGGAAGTCGATGACGTTCTCATCGCTGCCCAGGGGACTAAAACCACCGCCGACTTACGACGGATTCTCGTTCGCCGTCGCCTTCCGGACGGAACGGCCATCGAACGGGAACTCGACCTGTTTACCCCTCTACTTGAAGGACGACCCCTTCCCCGACTGAGCCTCGAAGATGGTGATGTAATTATCGTGCCTGAAATTCGCCCCGAAGATCGCGAAAGCTATGATGTTGAACTCATGGCCCGCACCACCTTCTCCCAACAACGGATTGTGGTGCGCCTGGTGAGTCGCCCGGGGAACGCTGCCGGACCACAAGATCTCCCCGCTGGCAGTCGTTTAGCCGATGCCGTCGCCGGAGTTCCCATCAATACCGCTCGCCTCGGCCGTGTGGCCTTGATTCGCTTTGATGAAGAAGTGGGTGAACCTGTAACAGAATATTACGATGTGCGAGAAGCCATCATGGGTAACATGGAGGAGAACCCCTTACTCCAGGATCGAGATGTTATTGTAGTGGGACGGAACCTCATCGCTCAATTGGGGAACTTTCTGAACACCTTTACTCAACCCTTCCGGGATGTTTTGGGCTTTCTCTTATTCTTTGACCAACTCTCCAATAGCGCCAATAACCTTTTTGGCCCAACCGGTGATGGCAACAATCAGAACTAA
- a CDS encoding GumC family protein translates to MAPSIVKRYIIAFGKYKFAGFAVFALAVGVSGLMGLEEPPPPSYNASGVMSLNQEPVTVSQTGPNIQEQGKQALNREFLLDDQVVEQVAEQVGVHPRQIRSAQLRTPGSDGPQLYTISFVDATPERAKQVVQLLMESSVEKSRMLNTSRLDVLIAALNERIPEVESDLREAEENLLQFDRIDGAALILGRDGVLVGNIRGAQNRQDELQRQIEETTTQMQSLEARLGLTVDEAYTSSALSRDPIVNNLRGQIHQIESQQALLSQTLREDHPQVVELRRQLAGLERLLENRAQEVIGGDGIGQPLYDSRRVRTQSSLDPTRQEMANQLVGLQTQREMLLQNLVQSERLENELLAEYQNLPNLELERERLSQIVAIHKSLFNQLQARLIDAESARTETVSNLSIAQEPQVQEIREEAANIFILVLIGGGAGLAAGAVLIFGLSALEGRFYTMEEVRGALQERDLTVLGTIPHVDRFDTLDEDPFPVLLSPHSPYLDYYERLRSNLQRIEGKPPRIVLVTSPAAQEGKSFTAYNLAIAAARAGKRTLLVEADVRSHSQAESLKIALDPARLTDPLKHYHSLNQNAHLVPDVPNLYVASSPGPQRNAPAVIESSELRQLLMQARARFDFVVVDSPALSECNDTLALEPFTDGLLIVARPGVTRGGLLNEYAEMLEEAEDRVRVLGSVVNGAEVPVEIPYDESEEPAVEERLGYEAALYDQYLGHPEAEHPESPAQTRTPS, encoded by the coding sequence GTGGCACCCTCAATCGTCAAACGGTACATCATTGCCTTTGGGAAATATAAATTCGCCGGATTTGCCGTCTTCGCCCTAGCCGTCGGCGTTTCTGGACTCATGGGCCTAGAAGAACCCCCCCCACCGAGTTACAACGCCTCTGGGGTCATGAGCTTGAACCAGGAACCGGTTACCGTGTCACAAACGGGACCCAACATCCAAGAACAGGGGAAGCAAGCCCTCAATCGTGAGTTTCTTCTAGATGACCAGGTGGTTGAGCAGGTGGCGGAACAAGTGGGCGTGCATCCTCGCCAGATTCGCTCTGCCCAGTTGCGAACTCCCGGCAGTGATGGGCCGCAGTTATATACCATTTCCTTCGTTGATGCCACCCCAGAACGGGCCAAACAAGTCGTGCAACTCCTGATGGAGTCATCCGTTGAAAAAAGCCGGATGCTCAATACATCGCGCCTCGATGTGTTGATTGCAGCCCTAAACGAGCGTATCCCCGAGGTTGAATCAGACTTACGAGAAGCCGAGGAGAACTTACTACAATTTGACCGCATTGACGGAGCGGCTTTGATTCTCGGTCGTGATGGGGTTTTAGTGGGCAACATTCGCGGCGCTCAAAATCGCCAGGATGAACTGCAACGACAGATTGAAGAAACAACCACCCAAATGCAGAGTCTGGAGGCGCGTTTAGGCTTAACGGTGGATGAAGCCTATACCTCGTCGGCGTTGAGTCGCGATCCCATCGTCAATAATCTACGGGGACAGATTCACCAGATTGAAAGTCAGCAAGCCCTCCTGAGCCAAACTTTACGTGAAGATCACCCCCAGGTTGTCGAATTGCGTCGCCAACTGGCGGGGTTAGAACGGCTGCTGGAAAACCGCGCTCAAGAGGTGATTGGGGGAGATGGCATCGGTCAACCCCTGTATGATAGTCGCCGAGTTCGCACTCAAAGCAGCCTAGACCCAACCCGGCAAGAAATGGCCAATCAGTTGGTAGGCTTACAAACCCAGCGGGAGATGCTGCTGCAAAATCTGGTGCAATCGGAACGACTAGAGAATGAGTTGCTGGCTGAGTACCAGAATCTCCCCAATTTAGAGTTGGAACGGGAACGACTCAGTCAGATTGTTGCCATTCATAAGTCTCTATTTAACCAGTTACAGGCTCGGCTAATTGATGCTGAGTCGGCGCGGACAGAAACAGTTAGTAACCTCAGTATTGCCCAAGAACCCCAGGTTCAAGAAATACGGGAAGAGGCTGCCAATATCTTTATCCTGGTTCTCATTGGTGGTGGGGCTGGTTTGGCCGCTGGGGCGGTGTTAATCTTTGGCTTATCGGCTCTCGAAGGGCGCTTCTACACCATGGAAGAAGTGCGTGGCGCTCTACAGGAACGGGATTTGACCGTGTTGGGAACCATTCCCCATGTTGATCGCTTCGATACCCTCGACGAAGACCCATTCCCCGTCCTCTTATCGCCTCATTCCCCCTACTTGGATTATTACGAGCGGCTGCGTAGTAACTTACAACGGATTGAGGGGAAACCACCCCGGATTGTCTTGGTTACCAGTCCTGCGGCTCAGGAGGGCAAGTCCTTTACGGCGTATAACTTAGCGATCGCTGCCGCCCGTGCCGGAAAACGCACTCTGTTAGTAGAAGCCGATGTGCGATCGCACTCCCAGGCGGAGTCCTTGAAAATCGCTCTGGATCCTGCACGACTGACGGACCCCCTGAAGCACTATCACAGCCTGAATCAGAACGCTCATCTGGTTCCCGATGTGCCCAACCTTTATGTGGCCTCCAGTCCGGGTCCCCAACGCAATGCACCGGCGGTCATTGAGTCGAGTGAACTGCGCCAGTTGCTGATGCAGGCTCGGGCCCGCTTTGACTTTGTGGTGGTTGATTCTCCGGCTCTGAGTGAATGTAATGACACGCTGGCCCTCGAACCCTTCACCGATGGTCTGCTGATTGTGGCTCGGCCGGGGGTCACTCGGGGCGGCCTCCTCAATGAATATGCAGAAATGCTCGAAGAGGCCGAAGACCGAGTGCGTGTCCTGGGGTCTGTGGTCAATGGGGCAGAAGTTCCTGTAGAAATCCCCTATGACGAGAGCGAGGAGCCAGCCGTCGAAGAGCGGTTAGGCTACGAAGCGGCTCTCTATGATCAGTACCTCGGACATCCAGAGGCGGAACATCCAGAGTCCCCCGCCCAAACCCGCACTCCCTCCTAA
- a CDS encoding M48 family metallopeptidase — MSFSKTLLVGLRSEQFRHPLDLQATTALKQIPGIDVVIRNLLGALGEQYFYLENIASGVRVGPKQLPELHQLLLEAAQVLDVEAPQLYVRQHPVPNAYTFAMRGRQAFVVLHTSLLELLTPEETQAVIAHELGHLKCEHGVYLTLANLITLAVGQVPNWGALVAQSLQAQMLEWLRCAEFSCDRAALLATQNPRTVMSVLMKLAGGSPTLSPQLNLDAFLEQARSYDEIGEDALGEALKQLQTEQLSHPVPVLRAREIDRWSSSQNYYDLLKCSESCYSDKTNAMGGWRNW; from the coding sequence ATGTCTTTCTCCAAAACGCTCTTGGTGGGGCTGAGATCGGAACAGTTCCGCCATCCCCTCGATTTGCAGGCCACCACCGCCTTGAAGCAGATCCCTGGTATCGATGTCGTGATTCGCAATCTCCTCGGGGCCTTAGGAGAACAGTATTTTTATCTAGAAAATATCGCCTCTGGGGTGCGGGTTGGCCCCAAACAACTCCCGGAACTGCATCAGCTACTCCTCGAAGCTGCTCAGGTGTTGGATGTGGAAGCTCCTCAATTGTATGTGCGCCAACATCCAGTTCCAAATGCTTATACCTTTGCCATGCGCGGACGACAAGCGTTTGTGGTTCTCCATACTTCCTTACTCGAACTGTTAACCCCCGAGGAAACTCAGGCCGTGATTGCCCATGAGTTGGGCCATCTCAAATGTGAGCATGGGGTCTATTTGACCTTAGCCAATTTAATTACCCTCGCCGTCGGTCAAGTGCCCAATTGGGGGGCGTTAGTGGCCCAGAGTCTTCAGGCGCAAATGTTAGAGTGGTTGCGCTGTGCCGAATTTAGCTGCGATCGCGCCGCCTTGTTGGCCACTCAAAATCCTCGAACCGTCATGTCGGTGCTGATGAAGCTCGCCGGAGGTTCCCCCACCCTGTCCCCCCAGCTCAACTTAGATGCCTTCCTAGAGCAAGCTCGCTCCTACGACGAGATTGGGGAGGATGCCCTCGGAGAAGCCCTAAAACAACTACAAACCGAGCAACTGAGCCACCCTGTCCCGGTGTTGCGGGCCCGGGAGATTGATCGCTGGTCTAGCAGCCAAAACTATTATGACTTGTTAAAATGCAGTGAAAGCTGCTATAGTGACAAAACCAACGCAATGGGCGGATGGCGAAATTGGTAG